AAGGACGTTCAGCTTCAGCCATCGAGACGGCGAAAACGTGCTAAACCACCTCGGGAGCATACTGCGCGCTTGTTCATAATCAGGTGATAATCCCCTAAGGAAAAGGGGCGACTGAGGACAGTCGTCCCTGTGGTTGGGTTTCCTTCACCGCCAAAGCGCCGGCGGCCGGGCTAGAAGGCGAGCTCGACCCCCAGAACGAAGCGGCGCGGTCGGCGCGGGTAGTTACGGTCGGCGTAGTCGTTGCCGAAGGCGGCGGGGACATCGGAATCGGTCAGGTTTTCCAGGGCGCCGAAGATGGTCAGGTGCTCGCCGAAGGCGTAATCCAGCAGGACGTCGACGTCGTAGGCCGCCGGGAGTCGCTTGGTGAGCATGCCGACGACGGGATATTCGCTGTAGTCGGGGTAGTAGGCCCGGCGCTCGGCGGTCCAGTTCAACTCCAGGTCGACGAAGGAGCAGACGGCCAGGCGGGCCTGGAGTTGGTGCCGAGGTACGAAGGCCGCGCGGCGTTCGACGACTTGGAAGACGTCGCCGCTCTCCCAGTCGGAATAGACCAGCTCGCTGTGACGCTGGACGGCGTCGGTGTAGGTGTAGAACAGGCGCAGGGAGCTCCACCGCACTCCGGCGGTGGCGCCGAGGACGACCTGCTCGTTGACATTGACCGGTCGCCAGCGGCCGTCGGTGTCGGGTTGCCAGGCGATGAGGTCCGTCGTCTCGCGGTAGAAACCGCCCAGGGTCAGAGCCGCGCCGCCGCCCAGCTCGGGCAGGTCGACGGTCAGGTCGAGCTGGCGGGCCGTTTCCGGTTCCAGCTCGGGATTGCCGGCGTCGGGCCAGTAGAGGTCGTTGAGGGTCGGAGCGGCGAAGCTCAGCCCGCCGGCCAGGGCCGCCTCTAACCAGTCGCCCGTGTAGCGCAGCACGACGCCCGGTGACCAGTGCAGGCCGAAGTCGGTGTGTCTGTCCAGGCGCAGGGCGGCCTCGAGGGCTACGGGAGACCAGTCCGCCCTGACGCGCAGCCGGCCGCCGAGGTTATCCACCGCGGGTCGCCAGGTGGTGATCGTGGTGGTGCCGGCGCCCCCGGGATCGAAGGGTTCGCTCCAGCGCGTACTCTCGAGCTCGGCCTCGAGGTCGTCGGTGCGGTAGTCGAGAGCGCCCGAGACGCTCAACCAGTCCGTCGCCCGCCAGCTCGCACCCAGGGAGCCGAAGTAGGTCGTGGTGAGGTAGCGGCTTTCGTCGTGATAAATGCCACCGAACTCGTACCACTGGAGGTAGTCCAGCTCCAGTTCGCTCCAGCGGAAATCAAGGCTCAGCTCCAGCCTCCCCAGCTCCAGCCCGGCGTGAATACCGATATAGGTCTCGTGCTCCTCCTGGCGGTCGAGCAGGCTGCTGACCTCGTCGTCACCGAAGGTCGGGATGTCGTCGACGGCCGGTCGCGGTCCGGGAACACCCTGGTCCAAGCCGCGCATCCCCACCAGACCGCGCAGCAGCAAACCGCCGTCCTCGTATTCCAGGCCGACCCGACCACCCGGGCGCTCACAGTCGGAATTGGGCCGCCGGCCGGCGTACTCCTCCAGCCAGGCGTCGACGATCAGGTTCGGCTCGCCGGTGCGTTCGCTGAAACCGAAGTGCTGTTCGCCGTTTTCACCGACGGCCGCCGAGAACGAGGTCCGCTCCGAGTTGGTGACGATGTTGATTACCCCACCGACGGCGGCGCCGCCGGCCAGGTTGCCCGCCGCGCCCCGACTGATCTCGATCCGCTCGACTATCCTCAAGGGGACGGCGTTGAGGTCGACGGTGCCGTTGACGGCGGAATTCAGCGGCACGCCGTCGAGGAGTACGCGCACCTGGCGGCTGGGCGCGCCGCGCAGGCTGACCGTGGCCAGACCCCCGGCGACGCCGGTTCGCTGGATCAGGACGCCGGGAACGCCTTCCAGCACGTCGGTCAACTCCCGGGCCCCGGCGGCGGCGAGCTCGTCGCCTTCGATGACGAACCAGTCCAGCTCCTCGAGGCCACCGAGGTAGCGGGTGCTGACCTCGAGAGCCGCAGCGGCCGTCGTCAGCGTGATCAACAACAGGATGAGGGCTGGACGGTTGCGCACGGCGATCCTCCCCTTTGTCGGTCCTGGATGCTATAATTCACCGTTGAGACACAGCAAACCCCGCCCGTGGGGCCCGTTGGACGGCGTGATCGTTCACACCGGCCGGACGCGGGGCGGGGGGAGGATCGGGGTAACATGATACCGGTCATGCCAACCTCCTCGGATCGCGAAGGGGGTGGGGACCGGAGCCGGGTATCCTGGCTGACGACGCGGCGTCGTTGACGCCCCGGAACGGGCGCCTTCCCGGAAGCGAAGCTCCAGTGGCGTCTGCCCGTTCCTCGTCGAACACAGTGGCGCGACCGCGGCGGATTCTAACCGCCTTCCCCGGGTCGGCTTAGGCCGACCATCCGGTCAGATATGGGAGACCATTATCCCACCGCGGTCAATCATCGTCAAGGCCCCCCTGCAGAAGGAGGATCAGTGAAGCAACAGTTGGAGGAAGCCGTCGACCTGTTCGAGGAGCGCCTGACCGTCGCCCCCCGGGCGGCCCTGATCCTGGGTTCCGGGCTGTCCGAGGTCGTCGAAGCCCTGCGGGACGCCGTCGCCGTGCCCTTCGACGAGATACCGGGTATGCCCTCCGGCACCGTCAGCGGCCACCGGCACCAGGTCGTCGCCGGTGTGCTGGGTAACGTGCCCGTCATCTGTTTCGCCGGCCGGCTGCACCATTACGAGGGCTACGACATGTGGCGCGTGACCTATCCCGTGCGCCTGGCCGCCGAACTCGGCGCCCACACCCTGCTCGTCACCAACGCCTCGGGCAGCCTGCGCGAAGAGCTGCTCCCCGGCACCTTCGTCATCCTCACCGATCACCTCCACCTGATGGGAGCCAACCCGCTGCGCGGCGATCCCGCGGCGGGCCGTCCGCACAGTTTCACCCCCACCGCCGGGGCCTACGACGCCGCCCTGCGCAAGCTGGCCGCCGAGGAGGCCGCCAAGCTCAATCTCCAGGTCGCCGAGGGCGTCTACGTCGGCGTCGGCGGCCCGACCTACGAGACCGAAGCCGAGGTCCGCGCCTACCGCACCCTCGGCGGCGATATCATCGGCATGTCCACCACCCCCGAAGTGATCATGGCCCGGGCCCTCGAACTGCGGGTGCTGGCGCTCTCCGCGGTCACCAATCGGGCCGGACAGCGCTACAACGAGGGTCATGCCGAGGTCCTGCGCACGGCGCGCGAGATGACCGACGGCTTCGTCAACTGGCTGCGCGCCGTGGTCGCCCGCCTCGAGCTCTAACGACACGCGCCGTCCGCGCCACGCCGCGACCCCGGCCGGAGAACGGCCGAGGCGCCGCCTGTGCAGTTTCGCGCCCCGGAACCGGCACGGTTTTTGCATCTCGGCGACCGTTTGGACGGCTGAAAACGGTCGGCCTCCGCAAAAACCGTGCCGGTTCCGGGGCGTGGTCGGTCGAGGGGGGGACGGGTCGTGGTGCTGTGGCCGGGGTCGCGGCGGGCCGAGCTGTGGGTCTGGATCGGCGAAATGGCGACGGATTGTGGATAAACCGACCGGGGAGCCGCGGCTCCCCGGTCGGTTCGTTGGGTAACGGTGGGTTTACTTGGTCTGGACCTTGCTGTAGTGGCTGCGGTCGACGAGCTTCTTGGGCAGGAACCTGCCCCAGTCGCGGTCCTCGAGGGGCGGGATCGGCTCCTCGGGATCGGCGGCGGCGAGGGCGTAGCGGTCGTCGTCGTCGACGGCCAGCCCCAGGGCGGCCCCGCAGCGCGGGCAGTAGACGCCGTCGACGTCGCCCTTGCCCCCGGTGCGCAGCTCGACGTCGCGGAATTCGGCCCGCAGGGTCTTGTTCCAGTCGGTCTTGTGGCCGCATTTCTCGCAGGCCACCTCGTGCTGGGGTTTCTTGCGTTTCTTCTTGTCGGACTTGGCGGCCTCGGCTTCGGCGACGCTCCTGCCGCGCACGCGGGCGGGCTTTTCCTTCTCGCTCTTGGCTGGAGCGGCGTCACTGATGCCGTGCTCCTTCTGGTAGACCTTGAGTAGCCAGTACTGCTGGGCCACGGTCAACAGGGAGTTGAACAGCCAGTAGAGCACCAGGCCCGAGGGCATCTGGTAGAACAGCACGCCGAAGATGATCGGCATGAACTTAGTGAAGCCGGTGGTCTTGCCGCCGCGCTTGGCCGTCATCCGGCCCTGATACCACATCACGGCGACCATCAGCAGGGGCAGCAGGTTGAAGTTGGGGCCGATGAGGGGGATGTTGACGCCCCAACTGAACAGGGCGTCGGGCAGGGTCAGGTCGCTGATCCAGAGGAAGGCGGCCCCGCGTAGCTCGACGGCGTTGCGCAGCGCGCCGAACAGGGCGATGAAGACGGGCATCTGCAGCAGCAGGGGCAGGCAGCCCCCCAGGGGCGAGACTTTGTTCTTCTTATAGAGGGCCATGATCTCTTCGTTGGCCCGCTGCTGGTCGTTGGCGTAACGCTCCTTGATGGCCTCGATCTTGGGCTGCAGCATCTGCATGGCGATCGAGGAGCGGAAGCTCTTGTTGGTCAAGGGCATCAGCACCAGCTTGATGGCGATGGTCATCAGGATGATCGCCAGGCCGTAATTGCCGAGGAAGCTGTAGAACAGCTTCAGCAGCTTGAGCAAGCCGATGGAAACCGGAGCGAGGAAGTTCCAGCCGAAGTCGGCGACCTCGCCCATCCCCAGGGCGTCGAGGGCGTCGTGGTACTTGGGACCGATGTAGGTCAGGAAGCGCCGACGGAACAGGCCGCCGTCGGAGGCTTGAGCGGTGAGGGTGGTGCGGGCGATCTTCGGCGGCGCGGTCATCTCACGCAGGGCCACGCTGCCGAAGAAGGGCCCCTCGCCGGTCGGTTTGAGCGCCAGGGTGAAGTGGTTGTCGTTGACGGCGATGTGGCCGATCTTGTCGGCGTCCTCGCTCTCGTCGTCGTTGTCGCCGGCGGACTCCTCGAACTTGTCACCGCCGACGTCGGCGATGGTGGTCAACTGGCCGCGGACGGCGTTGGTCATGTCGCCCTGGCGGTCCAGACCCGTACCCAGCTCGAGGACCACGTTGCGCGCCGTGGCCGGGACGCCGGCGACGGAAACGTCGAGGTAGCCGACGTAGGAGTCGCCGCGGAAGGTGAAGCGCTTGGTGACGGTGACCTGGCCCGCCGTGGCCGTGTAGGTGATCGTCAGCTCGTCGTCACCGGAGACCCGGTACTCGCCCGGCGGCCGGTCGGCGTTATACTCGGTCCAGGCTGTGAAGCCCTCGACGGTGATCATCCCCGGGTAGTACTCGCCGGGGATCTTGTTGAACAGGGTCAGGTGGCTGCCGTCGTAATCCTTGTGCTCGAGCAGGGTGACGCTCTTGTAGGCGCCGCCGAGATCGGACAGGCGGATGACCGCCAGGTCCGTGCGCACGGTGACCAGGTCCTCGGATTCCTCGGCCAGTTGCCCGTAGCCGGCGGAGGCGGCCGCCGTCTCGAGCCGCTGGGGCTCCCCGCCGGCGTCGGCGGGAGCTGCGTCCGCGCCGGGTTCGGCGGTGTCGGCTGATTCTGTGGGCTCGGCGGCGGGGGCCGCGGCCCCTCCGGCTTCGGCCTCGGCGGCCAACTGGACGTCCTCGCCCTCGACGATCTCCTCCTCGTCGTCGGAGAAGATCAACTGCACCACGACCAGGGCCACGATG
Above is a window of Candidatus Coatesbacteria bacterium DNA encoding:
- a CDS encoding TonB-dependent receptor, producing MRNRPALILLLITLTTAAAALEVSTRYLGGLEELDWFVIEGDELAAAGARELTDVLEGVPGVLIQRTGVAGGLATVSLRGAPSRQVRVLLDGVPLNSAVNGTVDLNAVPLRIVERIEISRGAAGNLAGGAAVGGVINIVTNSERTSFSAAVGENGEQHFGFSERTGEPNLIVDAWLEEYAGRRPNSDCERPGGRVGLEYEDGGLLLRGLVGMRGLDQGVPGPRPAVDDIPTFGDDEVSSLLDRQEEHETYIGIHAGLELGRLELSLDFRWSELELDYLQWYEFGGIYHDESRYLTTTYFGSLGASWRATDWLSVSGALDYRTDDLEAELESTRWSEPFDPGGAGTTTITTWRPAVDNLGGRLRVRADWSPVALEAALRLDRHTDFGLHWSPGVVLRYTGDWLEAALAGGLSFAAPTLNDLYWPDAGNPELEPETARQLDLTVDLPELGGGAALTLGGFYRETTDLIAWQPDTDGRWRPVNVNEQVVLGATAGVRWSSLRLFYTYTDAVQRHSELVYSDWESGDVFQVVERRAAFVPRHQLQARLAVCSFVDLELNWTAERRAYYPDYSEYPVVGMLTKRLPAAYDVDVLLDYAFGEHLTIFGALENLTDSDVPAAFGNDYADRNYPRRPRRFVLGVELAF
- a CDS encoding purine-nucleoside phosphorylase; amino-acid sequence: MGDHYPTAVNHRQGPPAEGGSVKQQLEEAVDLFEERLTVAPRAALILGSGLSEVVEALRDAVAVPFDEIPGMPSGTVSGHRHQVVAGVLGNVPVICFAGRLHHYEGYDMWRVTYPVRLAAELGAHTLLVTNASGSLREELLPGTFVILTDHLHLMGANPLRGDPAAGRPHSFTPTAGAYDAALRKLAAEEAAKLNLQVAEGVYVGVGGPTYETEAEVRAYRTLGGDIIGMSTTPEVIMARALELRVLALSAVTNRAGQRYNEGHAEVLRTAREMTDGFVNWLRAVVARLEL
- the yidC gene encoding membrane protein insertase YidC, with the protein product MPAENTLLLTPAEGVPLEPANSDSDKKSTWRLIIVGVLAIVALVVVQLIFSDDEEEIVEGEDVQLAAEAEAGGAAAPAAEPTESADTAEPGADAAPADAGGEPQRLETAAASAGYGQLAEESEDLVTVRTDLAVIRLSDLGGAYKSVTLLEHKDYDGSHLTLFNKIPGEYYPGMITVEGFTAWTEYNADRPPGEYRVSGDDELTITYTATAGQVTVTKRFTFRGDSYVGYLDVSVAGVPATARNVVLELGTGLDRQGDMTNAVRGQLTTIADVGGDKFEESAGDNDDESEDADKIGHIAVNDNHFTLALKPTGEGPFFGSVALREMTAPPKIARTTLTAQASDGGLFRRRFLTYIGPKYHDALDALGMGEVADFGWNFLAPVSIGLLKLLKLFYSFLGNYGLAIILMTIAIKLVLMPLTNKSFRSSIAMQMLQPKIEAIKERYANDQQRANEEIMALYKKNKVSPLGGCLPLLLQMPVFIALFGALRNAVELRGAAFLWISDLTLPDALFSWGVNIPLIGPNFNLLPLLMVAVMWYQGRMTAKRGGKTTGFTKFMPIIFGVLFYQMPSGLVLYWLFNSLLTVAQQYWLLKVYQKEHGISDAAPAKSEKEKPARVRGRSVAEAEAAKSDKKKRKKPQHEVACEKCGHKTDWNKTLRAEFRDVELRTGGKGDVDGVYCPRCGAALGLAVDDDDRYALAAADPEEPIPPLEDRDWGRFLPKKLVDRSHYSKVQTK